One genomic region from Pyxicephalus adspersus chromosome 1, UCB_Pads_2.0, whole genome shotgun sequence encodes:
- the CMSS1 gene encoding protein CMSS1 has product MADDLGDAWWEEPVGDTPSKEPVDDVKSEESDSEPTAKKSKKVVSDKAPKKKKKQVKECILKEQDEKVEETTTTAKTRKRKKKTITDVLATSEPKAGTPEDLQNLLVEHYNKTRSVIEMEELKLPENSFVKSNDLSHTLSSYLKEMCPKWSKLSKNHKEKKSALILVVCSSAHRTLELLNVHLGIGTPGRIKALIEQEGLSLQSLKYIVLDWNWRDQKLRRMADIPEVQISLLCFYSIFFGIV; this is encoded by the exons AACCAGTAGATGATGTAAAAAGTGAAGAAAGTGATAGCGAACCCACTGCCAAGAAGAGCAAGAAAGTGGTTTCAGATAAGGCGcctaagaagaaaaagaaacag gttaaagaatgcattttaaaagaacaaGACGAAAAGGTGGAAGAGACAACGACCACAGCAAAaaccagaaaaaggaagaag AAGACAATTACTGATGTTCTAGCAACTTCTGAGCCAAAAGCTGGAACACCAGAAGACCTACAAAACCTCTTGGTGGAACATTATAACAAGACACGGTCCGTTATTGAAATGGAAGAGCTAAAATTGCCAG AGAATTCATTTGTGAAATCCAATGACCTCAGCCATACTCTGTCTTCATATTTGAAGGAAA TGTGCCCCAAGTGGTCCAAACTATCGAAAAATCACAAAGAGAAGAAATCTGCTCTGATCTTGGTTGTTTGTAGCTCTGCTCACCGTACCCTGGAATTATTAAA TGTTCATCTTGGAATAGGAACACCAGGAAGGATTAAGGCTCTTATAGAACAAG AGGGTCTTAGTTTGCAGTCTTTGAAATACATTGTTTTGGATTGGAACTGGAGGGATCAGAAGCTGCGGAGGATGGCGGATATTCCAGAGGTACAGATaagtcttttatgtttttatagtatattttttgGCATAGTATAA